In Toxoplasma gondii ME49 chromosome X, whole genome shotgun sequence, a single genomic region encodes these proteins:
- a CDS encoding thioredoxin, putative (encoded by transcript TGME49_224060~Signal peptide predicted by SignalP 2.0 HMM (probability 0.993) with cleavage site probability 0.707 at residue 41), whose amino-acid sequence MAPRTSLALLALYALVSTSSHLLPDSFPPSFSSLSLSGVSAAPREAGVVNVEEASSSGAARSDKSTKSYSAQQRQQTRENQLKVLESGAMTLSGLGTYKEFIASHPFVLVMYYAPWCYWSKATLPEFHAAAKILAHHEPPVILALVDSVEEEEIANHEDIREFPTLKFFIDGRSQAYEGRRHRTHLVHWVDTRLDRDKSLTSKQHLDEVMSNRDHGHLVIVGAFSESGYDAKAYVSVARRFGEDVFFGHVQDPALVNHLREHIRRLLGGEKVAADIERRLVSPPFIAVFSKHAHEPDVHMYTGNPSDVSALTTFVSRFRFPLVSIFDADRLPENFFTDGRPKAVLIVDSKRNPAAVAAVESEVSTDPIVRAFLEGARKHRHSVLAAVCGVTSAFEKHMLELLGVDEDALPALRIMSVNPDSDGRHHPALKFRPEEPSNAPGRPRAPVKTLTPSTVSSFFDDFVARKLEPYYRSEAASDEEEPRGSVKTVVGSTFQQIVKDADGDVFIEFYAPWCGYCRKLEPAYKELAARLRDVPGVTIAKIDATRNEVPGMKVAGYPTIFLFPHGKKNEPPLVYSGDRTVQDMLEWLQSRVARAHFDTGNLLALDLQNRGGQAVGSVLEEL is encoded by the coding sequence ATGGCGCCTCGcacctctctcgcgctcttgGCGCTCTATGCGCTTGTGAGTACCTCCTCCCACTTGCTCCCCGACTCTTTTCccccctcgttttcttcgctttctctctcgggtgtctcggCAGCTCCTCGCGAGGCGGGCGTGGTGAATGTGGAggaagcttcttcttcaggtgcTGCTCGTTCCGACAAGTCGACGAAGAGCTACAGCGcgcagcagcgacagcagacGCGGGAGAACCAGCTGAAGGTTCTCGAGAGCGGCGCGATGACTTTGTCCGGCCTCGGGACGTACAAAGAGTTCATTGCGTCTCACCCGTTTGTCTTAGTGATGTACTATGCGCCGTGGTGCTACTGGTCCAAGGCGACGCTTCCCGAGTTCCACGCAGCGGCCAAAATTTTGGCGCACCACGAACCGCCGGTCATTCTCGCGCTCGTCGATtctgtcgaagaagaagaaatcgcgAACCACGAAGACATCCGGGAGTTCCCGACGCTCAAGTTCTTCATCGATGGGCGCTCGCAGGCGTACGAGGGGCGCCGACACCGCACCCACCTGGTCCACTGGGTCGACACGCGCCTAGACCGCGACAAGTCTCTGACTTCCAAGCAACATTTGGACGAGGTGATGTCCAATCGCGACCACGGTCACCTCGTGATTGTCGGCGCCTTCAGCGAGAGCGGGTACGACGCGAAGGCGTACGTCTCGGTCGCGCGCCGGTTCGGTGAAgacgtcttcttcggtcATGTGCAAGACCCGGCGCTGGTGAACCACTTGCGCGAGCACATTCGCCGCCTTCTGGGAGGCGAGAAAGTCGCTGCAGATATCGAGCGCCGCCTGGTAAGCCCCCCTTTTATCGCGGTCTTCTCCAAGCACGCACATGAACCCGACGTCCACATGTACACTGGAAATCCGTCGGATGTGTCTGCGCTGACGACCTTCGTCAGCCGCTTCCGCTTTCCCCTCGTCTCCATCTTCGACGCGGATCGCCTGCCCGAGAACTTCTTCACAGACGGCCGGCCGAAGGCAGTGCTGATCGTGGACTCCAAGAGGAACCCAGCggctgtcgctgctgtcgAGTCTGAGGTGTCGACCGACCCCATTGTGCGCGCCTTTCTGGAGGGCGCGAGGAAACACAGGCACTCGGTCCTCGCCGCGGTCTGTGGCGTCACTTCTGCGTTCGAGAAACACATGCTCGAGCTCCTAGgcgtcgacgaagacgctCTCCCGGCCCTGCGGATCATGTCCGTGAACCCCGACAGCGACGGCAGACACCACCCTGCGCTCAAGTTTCGTCCTGAGGAGCCGAGCAACGCCCCAGGTCGCCCGCGAGCGCCGGTGAAGACGCTGACCCCGTCCACTGTGTCGTCGTTCTTTGACGACTTTGTCGCGCGAAAGCTCGAGCCGTACTACCGCTCCGAGGCggcgagcgacgaggaagagcctCGCGGGTCGGTGAAGACTGTCGTGGGATCCACCTTCCAGCAGATCGTCAAGGATGCTGACGGCGACGTCTTCATCGAGTTCTACGCACCCTGGTGTGGCTACTGCCGCAAGCTCGAGCCGGCGTACAAGGAGCTTGCGGCCCGACTCAGGGATGTGCCAGGTGTGACCATTGCGAAGATCGACGCGACCCGAAACGAGGTGCCGGGCATGAAGGTTGCGGGGTATCCCACGatcttcctgtttcctcacgggaagaagaacgagccGCCTCTCGTCTACAGCGGAGACCGAACTGTGCAAGACATGCTCGAGTGGCTACAGAGCCGAGTCGCGCGCGCCCACTTCGACACAGGCAACCTTCTCGCGCTGGACTTGCAGAACCGCGGCGGACAAGCCGTCGGTAGTGTCCTGGAGGAACTTTAG